In one Corallococcus sp. EGB genomic region, the following are encoded:
- a CDS encoding ExeA family protein, producing MTTYLDFFELTQEPFSNAPVSRFYYNSAQHSQALTRLMHAVGYMKGLSILIGDIGAGKTTLARRMLDSLPESEYEAALLVIIHSGITAQWLLRRIALQLGVENPAQEKLALLSQLYQRLLQIYESGKKAVVLIDEAQMLETRELMEEFRGLLNLEVPERKLISFVFFGLPEIEKNLKLDPPLAQRVALRYKLEPFTAESTEAYVKHRLRLAGCPRMPFTPEALLAVHEHSGGTPRVINTLCDNALFEAFLARSETISAELVHRIGNNLGLQGGSAASQVSERPGTPATSLPRTANTKIDLAEIDRYLEGLGKL from the coding sequence ATGACGACCTACCTCGATTTCTTCGAACTCACCCAGGAGCCGTTCTCCAACGCTCCGGTGAGCCGCTTCTATTACAACTCCGCGCAGCACTCGCAGGCCCTCACCCGGCTGATGCACGCCGTGGGCTACATGAAGGGCCTGTCCATCCTCATTGGCGACATCGGCGCGGGCAAGACGACGCTCGCCCGGCGCATGCTCGACTCGCTTCCGGAGTCCGAGTACGAGGCGGCGCTGCTCGTCATCATCCACTCGGGCATCACCGCCCAGTGGCTCTTGCGCCGCATCGCGCTCCAACTGGGCGTGGAGAACCCCGCGCAGGAGAAGCTGGCGCTCCTGTCGCAGCTCTACCAGCGCCTGCTGCAAATCTATGAGTCCGGCAAGAAGGCCGTCGTCCTCATCGACGAGGCGCAGATGCTGGAGACGCGCGAGCTGATGGAGGAGTTCCGGGGACTGCTGAACCTGGAGGTGCCCGAGCGCAAGCTCATCTCCTTCGTGTTCTTCGGCCTGCCGGAGATCGAGAAGAACCTGAAGCTGGATCCGCCGCTCGCCCAGCGTGTGGCGCTCCGCTACAAGCTGGAGCCCTTCACGGCGGAGTCCACCGAGGCGTACGTGAAGCACCGGCTGCGGCTCGCCGGCTGCCCGCGCATGCCCTTCACGCCGGAGGCGCTGCTCGCCGTGCACGAGCACTCCGGCGGCACCCCGCGCGTCATCAACACCCTGTGCGACAACGCGCTCTTCGAGGCGTTCCTCGCGCGCTCGGAGACCATCAGCGCGGAGCTGGTGCACCGCATCGGCAACAACCTGGGACTCCAGGGCGGCTCGGCTGCCTCCCAGGTGAGCGAGCGGCCGGGCACGCCTGCCACGTCGCTGCCCCGGACAGCGAACACGAAGATCGACCTGGCGGAGATCGACCGCTACCTCGAGGGACTCGGTAAGCTCTAG
- a CDS encoding tetratricopeptide repeat protein, with protein sequence MDKNKIIEAAAKLVAKGAYDKAIKEYQKVLEVDPKDIRVLQKMGELYQKKGDNAQAAHFFTKVAENYSSDGFFLKAVALYKQVLKLNPNLLEVNLKLAELHQQLGLMSEAMAYFQIVANHYDKAGDTKSSLDTLKKMVDLDPENVASKIKLAELYARESMTKEAAQEFKRAAEYLKRNARADDWLRVAERLSALEPDNLPLAKELAASYLQRGDQKRALAKLQVCFKADGRDVETLTLLAQAFQGLGQVSKTVSVYKELAKIHQERGRTAEADGVWGQIELLDPQDPDLLARRGPVAEPEPVHAPVAVHAPVEEAAPAWNAPAPVATPSRPAPAPAPAVVAPPPPAGLSREQLSKLLTETDVYVKYGLHDKALEHLRKVFSVDPENLDAHEKAYHIYVAANNTAQASEQLLNVLRLCTRRADVQRAQPYLATILQEDPGHAEVPAFLSVLRAEGGIIAPAVTPGVESLEEDAILVDSNDDEILVADPPEDALAQPSGDELALAALSHGADSDEIVDDEVAEATLSGEEAVMGEPISSAENTVYDLPSQDGLVMGSDEDSLVLADEPGLGGPDASDDEPLVAQDDDALMYAGGDEPMVLADDAGGMSLGDEEEPQPTRVLSPSRALLDEAAPDTLQLPTLDDGGDEALVEPGMALGEDDDAPTRVGLAPLDASALDDAGLDESFAAPVEEEAAPYAGGMSLGDEDDDEPTAAHMVLPSMEELSYDEPQADAVAVEPEPEPEPEPEPVAAAPEPDAEPEEEPASEECDEASFFLDQGLLEEAREILETVAIAFPGHVRAAELMARLEELEAGGGAAPADEAPSEPMHVPSVQPVTEASLDDGAGGGDAFDLAAQLAGELDDLGGESLAAVPPADEDFQYSVDEVFAEFKKGLAKVVKPEDVDTHYDLGIAYKEMGLLDDAVHEFDVARQGCVGTPRELDCLTMIGMLHTLRGKPEESVAVFKEGLSNVLATGEVAKALGFELASAYDALNEPGKALFHFQRVAAMDAKYRDVGSQVTRLSAVTAPEEDPLPRAGKGPATPVPAAGVPKARKVGYV encoded by the coding sequence ATGGACAAGAACAAGATCATCGAAGCCGCCGCGAAGCTGGTCGCGAAGGGCGCGTACGACAAAGCCATCAAGGAGTATCAGAAGGTCCTGGAGGTCGACCCGAAGGACATCCGGGTCCTCCAGAAGATGGGGGAGCTGTACCAGAAGAAGGGCGACAACGCGCAGGCGGCGCACTTCTTCACCAAGGTCGCGGAGAACTACTCCTCGGACGGCTTCTTCCTGAAGGCCGTCGCCCTCTACAAGCAGGTCCTCAAGCTCAACCCGAACCTGCTGGAGGTGAACCTCAAGCTGGCGGAGCTGCACCAGCAGCTGGGGTTGATGTCGGAGGCGATGGCGTACTTCCAGATCGTCGCCAATCACTACGACAAGGCGGGCGACACCAAGTCCAGCCTCGATACGCTGAAGAAGATGGTGGATCTCGACCCCGAGAACGTGGCGTCGAAGATCAAGCTCGCGGAGCTGTACGCGCGCGAGAGCATGACGAAGGAAGCGGCGCAGGAGTTCAAGCGCGCCGCGGAGTACCTCAAGCGCAACGCCCGCGCGGATGACTGGCTGCGCGTCGCCGAGCGCCTCTCCGCGCTGGAGCCGGACAACCTCCCGCTCGCGAAGGAGCTGGCCGCTTCGTACCTGCAGCGCGGTGACCAGAAGCGCGCGCTCGCCAAGCTCCAGGTGTGCTTCAAGGCGGATGGCCGGGACGTGGAGACGCTGACGCTGCTGGCGCAGGCGTTCCAGGGGCTGGGCCAGGTCTCCAAGACGGTGTCCGTCTACAAGGAGCTCGCGAAGATCCACCAGGAGCGGGGCCGCACCGCCGAGGCGGATGGCGTGTGGGGGCAGATCGAGCTGCTGGATCCGCAGGATCCGGATCTGCTCGCGCGCCGGGGGCCCGTGGCCGAGCCGGAGCCGGTGCACGCGCCCGTCGCCGTGCACGCCCCTGTCGAGGAGGCCGCGCCGGCCTGGAACGCGCCGGCCCCCGTGGCGACTCCGTCCCGTCCCGCGCCCGCCCCGGCGCCCGCGGTCGTTGCGCCGCCTCCGCCCGCGGGCCTGAGCCGCGAGCAGCTGTCCAAGCTGCTGACGGAGACGGACGTCTACGTGAAGTACGGGCTCCACGACAAGGCGCTGGAGCACCTGCGCAAGGTCTTCTCCGTGGATCCGGAGAACCTGGACGCGCACGAAAAGGCGTACCACATCTACGTGGCGGCCAATAACACCGCGCAGGCCTCGGAGCAGCTGCTGAACGTGCTGCGTCTGTGCACGCGCCGCGCGGACGTGCAGCGCGCCCAGCCGTACCTGGCCACCATCCTCCAGGAGGATCCGGGGCATGCGGAGGTGCCCGCCTTCCTGTCCGTGCTGCGCGCGGAAGGCGGCATCATCGCGCCGGCGGTGACGCCGGGCGTGGAGTCGCTGGAGGAGGACGCCATCCTGGTGGACTCCAACGACGACGAGATCCTCGTCGCGGATCCGCCGGAGGACGCGCTCGCGCAGCCCTCGGGTGACGAGCTGGCGCTGGCGGCGCTGAGCCACGGGGCGGACTCGGACGAGATCGTCGACGACGAGGTCGCTGAGGCCACGTTGAGCGGCGAGGAAGCGGTGATGGGCGAGCCCATCAGCTCCGCCGAGAACACCGTCTATGACCTGCCGTCGCAGGACGGCCTGGTGATGGGGTCCGACGAGGACTCGCTGGTGCTCGCGGACGAGCCGGGCCTGGGCGGTCCGGATGCTTCCGACGACGAGCCGCTGGTCGCCCAGGACGACGACGCGCTGATGTACGCGGGCGGCGACGAGCCCATGGTGCTCGCGGACGACGCGGGCGGCATGTCCCTGGGGGACGAAGAGGAGCCGCAGCCCACGCGCGTGCTGTCCCCGTCGCGCGCGCTGCTGGACGAGGCCGCGCCGGACACGCTGCAGCTGCCGACCCTGGACGACGGCGGCGACGAAGCCCTGGTGGAGCCCGGCATGGCGCTGGGCGAGGACGACGACGCGCCCACGCGCGTGGGGCTCGCGCCGCTGGATGCGTCCGCGCTGGACGACGCCGGCCTGGACGAGAGCTTCGCCGCGCCGGTGGAGGAAGAGGCGGCCCCGTACGCGGGCGGCATGTCGCTGGGCGACGAGGATGACGACGAGCCGACCGCCGCGCACATGGTGCTCCCGTCGATGGAGGAACTCTCCTACGACGAGCCCCAGGCCGACGCGGTCGCTGTCGAGCCTGAGCCCGAACCGGAGCCGGAGCCGGAGCCCGTGGCGGCCGCGCCGGAGCCGGATGCCGAGCCCGAGGAGGAGCCTGCCTCCGAGGAGTGCGACGAGGCGTCTTTCTTCCTCGACCAGGGACTGCTGGAAGAGGCGCGCGAGATCCTGGAGACGGTGGCCATCGCGTTCCCGGGCCACGTGCGCGCCGCCGAGCTGATGGCGCGCCTGGAGGAGCTGGAGGCCGGCGGTGGCGCGGCCCCCGCGGACGAAGCGCCTTCCGAGCCCATGCACGTGCCCTCCGTGCAGCCCGTGACGGAGGCTTCGCTCGATGACGGCGCCGGTGGTGGCGACGCGTTCGACCTGGCGGCGCAGCTGGCCGGCGAGCTGGACGACCTGGGCGGTGAGTCGCTGGCGGCGGTGCCTCCTGCGGACGAGGACTTCCAGTACTCGGTGGATGAGGTCTTCGCCGAGTTCAAGAAGGGCCTGGCCAAGGTGGTGAAGCCCGAGGACGTGGACACGCACTACGACCTGGGCATCGCCTACAAGGAAATGGGGCTGCTGGACGACGCCGTCCACGAGTTCGACGTGGCCCGCCAGGGCTGCGTGGGCACTCCGCGCGAGCTGGACTGCCTGACGATGATTGGCATGCTGCACACCCTGCGCGGCAAGCCGGAGGAGTCCGTGGCGGTCTTCAAGGAAGGCCTGTCCAACGTGCTCGCGACGGGCGAGGTGGCCAAGGCGCTGGGCTTCGAGCTGGCGAGCGCCTACGACGCGCTCAACGAGCCGGGCAAGGCGCTCTTCCACTTCCAGCGTGTGGCTGCCATGGACGCGAAGTATCGCGACGTGGGGTCGCAGGTGACGCGGCTGTCGGCGGTGACCGCTCCGGAGGAGGACCCGCTGCCTCGCGCCGGCAAGGGCCCCGCGACGCCGGTTCCCGCCGCGGGCGTGCCGAAGGCTCGTAAAGTAGGGTACGTGTAG
- the accC gene encoding acetyl-CoA carboxylase biotin carboxylase subunit, with translation MFKKVLVANRGEIALRVIRACRELGIATVAVHSTADANALHVRFADEAVCIGPPPSKESYLNVPQLLSAAEITRADAIHPGYGFLSENAEFAEVCENCKIRFIGPRPEMLRLMGNKVRARAAAREAGMPLLPGSPGTVKDPREAEAFAKEIGFPVILKAAAGGGGKGMKIVREPGVLAQAFSTAQAEALASFNNGDLYIERYVEKPRHIEIQIVADEHGNIIHLNERECSVQRRHQKLIEESPSPALTPELRQRMGEVSVAAMKKLRYNNVGTIEYLLDERGEFYFMEMNTRIQVEHPVTELVMGVDLVREQIRMAYGHPLRFKQEDIQIRGHAIECRVNAEDPVTFAPWPGKITGYSVPGGYGVRVDSAAYENYTVLPHYDSLLSKLIVHAEDRETAIRRMQRALSEYVVEGIRTNIPFHRAALAEESFQEGNYDTRFVERLLASETGSRRLKKAVEETP, from the coding sequence GTGTTCAAGAAGGTCCTGGTCGCCAACCGCGGGGAGATTGCCCTGCGGGTCATCCGCGCATGCCGAGAGCTGGGCATCGCCACCGTGGCGGTGCACTCCACCGCTGACGCCAACGCGCTGCACGTGCGCTTCGCGGACGAGGCCGTCTGCATCGGGCCGCCTCCGTCCAAGGAGAGCTACCTCAACGTGCCGCAGCTGCTCTCCGCGGCGGAAATCACGCGCGCGGACGCCATCCACCCGGGCTACGGCTTCCTGTCGGAGAACGCCGAGTTCGCGGAGGTCTGCGAGAACTGCAAGATCCGCTTCATTGGCCCGCGCCCGGAGATGCTGCGGCTGATGGGCAACAAGGTGCGCGCGCGCGCCGCGGCCCGCGAGGCGGGCATGCCGCTGCTTCCGGGCAGCCCCGGCACGGTGAAGGACCCCCGCGAGGCGGAGGCGTTCGCGAAGGAGATCGGCTTCCCGGTCATCCTGAAGGCGGCGGCGGGCGGCGGCGGCAAGGGCATGAAGATCGTCCGCGAGCCGGGCGTGCTCGCGCAGGCGTTCTCCACCGCGCAGGCGGAGGCCCTGGCGTCCTTCAACAACGGCGACCTCTACATCGAGCGGTACGTGGAGAAGCCGCGCCACATCGAAATCCAGATCGTCGCGGACGAGCACGGGAACATCATCCACCTCAATGAGCGTGAGTGCTCGGTGCAGCGCCGGCACCAGAAGCTCATCGAGGAGAGCCCGTCGCCCGCGCTCACGCCGGAGCTGCGCCAGCGGATGGGCGAGGTGTCCGTCGCCGCGATGAAGAAGCTCCGTTACAACAACGTGGGCACCATCGAGTACCTGCTCGACGAGCGCGGCGAGTTCTACTTCATGGAGATGAACACGCGCATCCAGGTGGAGCACCCCGTGACGGAGCTGGTCATGGGCGTGGACCTGGTGCGTGAGCAGATCCGCATGGCCTACGGGCACCCCCTGCGCTTCAAGCAGGAGGACATCCAGATCCGCGGGCACGCCATCGAGTGCCGCGTGAACGCGGAGGACCCCGTCACCTTCGCGCCGTGGCCGGGCAAGATTACCGGCTACAGCGTGCCGGGCGGCTACGGCGTGCGCGTGGACTCGGCCGCCTACGAGAACTACACGGTGCTGCCGCACTACGACAGCCTGCTGTCGAAGCTCATCGTGCACGCGGAGGACCGCGAGACGGCCATCCGCCGCATGCAGCGCGCGCTCTCCGAGTACGTCGTGGAGGGCATCCGCACCAACATCCCGTTCCACCGGGCCGCACTGGCGGAGGAGTCCTTCCAGGAGGGCAACTACGACACCCGCTTCGTGGAGCGCCTGCTGGCGAGCGAGACGGGGTCGCGCCGCCTCAAGAAGGCCGTGGAAGAGACGCCGTAG
- the accB gene encoding acetyl-CoA carboxylase biotin carboxyl carrier protein: MATKRKATRSAESSGAAAGRDSGTTSLDVEALRQIVEILEASDVTRLVWTKGPEKLYIRRGHAPETTIVHHTAPSGPGVTVSPPVEYAAPAAPRPAPAPSAAPVAAAPEKPAEKPGHLVNSPFVGTFYRTPAPDQPPFVDVGTVVRKGQVLCIVEAMKLMNEIESEVPGRIAEVLVENGRPVEFGQALFRIEPA, translated from the coding sequence ATGGCAACGAAGCGCAAGGCAACCCGGTCGGCCGAGTCCTCGGGCGCGGCCGCCGGACGGGATTCGGGCACCACGTCGCTGGACGTGGAGGCCCTTCGACAGATTGTCGAAATCCTGGAGGCCTCCGACGTCACCCGGCTGGTGTGGACGAAGGGCCCGGAGAAGCTCTACATCCGCCGCGGTCACGCGCCGGAGACGACCATCGTCCACCACACGGCGCCGTCCGGCCCCGGGGTGACGGTGTCGCCCCCGGTGGAGTACGCCGCCCCGGCCGCTCCCCGTCCCGCCCCCGCCCCGTCCGCGGCCCCCGTCGCCGCGGCGCCGGAGAAGCCCGCGGAGAAGCCGGGCCACCTGGTGAACAGCCCGTTCGTGGGCACGTTCTACCGGACCCCCGCGCCGGATCAGCCCCCGTTCGTGGACGTGGGCACGGTGGTGCGCAAGGGCCAGGTGCTCTGCATCGTGGAAGCGATGAAGTTGATGAATGAAATCGAGTCCGAGGTCCCCGGCCGCATCGCCGAGGTCCTCGTGGAGAACGGTCGCCCGGTGGAGTTCGGCCAGGCGCTGTTCCGCATCGAGCCGGCCTGA